A part of Arachis hypogaea cultivar Tifrunner chromosome 12, arahy.Tifrunner.gnm2.J5K5, whole genome shotgun sequence genomic DNA contains:
- the LOC112727516 gene encoding DEAD-box ATP-dependent RNA helicase 5 isoform X1, with protein sequence MAKGDDAVRRKKNKAICKKLRRKNDSSTVSAKAAAAIAAKKRRKAGKRRMCQGMCFSLPSPDDPFNDHHGKEKFKRKAPGKKKLTTKEKVPHREESATKRENTFGGNISKKSICLQVENQPVIEVTDMADRCGGVQQRKCELSELPSKFVFLCLSSIENALHHGDAYSDGEDNILSVDTWGLEFLKCYSTGKDLIETSGISATTEQVAWIVSGVADTFVRKEKQGLSFASPFLLFLVPSQEKALQVRTVCKPLKSLGIHTVSIHSGATLDHQIQGLKSCEPEFLVSTPERLMELLSLKAIDISDVSILVVDGLNTVCTAGFADTIKSIKSFISSDPRVLVFNDSFNHMSIPMVRHLLNGSICRLSLSNTITSLSSCIIQSVRVCTSDEDKLLRSTEALDQFRSSCSHNSNMLYILRKDIKCNKLVKTLKGRGCCISLDSNTASSNDRVDSNSRSGPVVSAIDLEHLSTAEIGRYDVVVLPSFVPSIDTYIHILTKMARESVNGVLHSFLTAEDGELAGQLIGILEQCEQEVPETLQDLHHKSEMKE encoded by the exons ATGGCAAAAGGTGATGATGCTGtgagaaggaagaagaacaaagccATATGCAAAAAGCTCAGAAGAAAGAATGACTCTTCCACTGTCTCTGCCAAGGCAGCTGCTGCTATTGCCGCCAAGAAGCGCCGCAAGGCCGGTAAACGCCGCATGTGCCAG GGAATGTGCTTTAGTCTGCCTTCTCCTGATGATCCATTCAATGATCATCATGGGAAAgagaaatttaaaagaaaagctcCTGGAAAGAAAAAACTCACCACAAAAGAAAAGGTTCCCCATAGAGAGGAGAGTGCAACTAAAAGGGAAAACACATTTGGTGGGAATATTTCTAAGAAATCAATTTGTTTGCAAGTGGAAAATCAGCCTGTCATTGAGGTGACCGACATGGCTGACCGTTGTGGTGGTGTGCAACAACGAAAATGTGAATTGTCAGAGTTGCCTTCTAAGTTTGTCTTTTTGTGTCTAAGTTCAATTGAAAATGCATTGCACCATGGTGATGCCTATTCTGATGGAGAGGATAACATTTTGTCTGTTGACACATGGGGATTAGAGTTTCTAAAGTGTTATTCTACAGGGAAAGATCTGATAGAAACCAGTGGAATCTCTGCCACTACTGAGCAAGTTGCATGGATTGTTTCTGGTGTAGCTGATACATTTGTGAGAAAAGAGAAGCAAGGCTTATCTTTTGCCAGTCCTTTCCTTTTATTCCTTGTACCTTCCCAAGAAAAAGCTTTACAG GTCAGAACAGTGTGCAAGCCTTTGAAATCACTAGGAATACATACTGTGAGTATTCATTCAGGTGCTACCTTAGATCATCAAATTCAAGG GTTGAAAAGTTGTGAACCTGAGTTTCTTGTTTCTACTCCAGAGAGATTAATGGAGCTTCTATCATTGAAGGCCATTGACATATCTGATGTCTCCATATTG GTTGTTGATGGGCTTAATACTGTTTGTACTGCTGGTTTCGCTGATACTATTAAATCCATCAAGTCATTTATTTCCAGCGATCCTCGTGTTTTGGTTTTCAATGATTCCTTTAACCATATGTCTATCCCAATGGTTCGGCATCTTCTAAATGGGTCAATCTGTAGACTCTCACTCAGTAATACAATTACCAGCCTAAGTTCATGCATTATCCAGTCTGTCCGGGTGTGCACATCAGATGAAGATAAGCTTCTTAGG agcactgaagcccttgatCAATTTCGGAGCAGCTGTTCTCATAATTCAAACATGCTATATATCTTAAGGAAAGACATCAAGTGTAATAAGTTGGTAAAAACTCTCAAAGGAAGGGGTTGTTGCATTTCACTTGATTCTAATACTGCAAGCTCTAATGACAG AGTGGATTCAAACAGCAGATCAGGACCAGTGGTTTCTGCAATAGATTTGGAGCATCTCTCCACTGCAGAGATAGGGCGGTATGATGTTGTAGTCTTACCTAGTTTTGTACCATCCATTGACACTTACATCCATATTTTGACAAAGATGGCGCGCGAAAGTGTCAATGGTGTTCTGCACAGTTTCTTGACAGCAGAAGACGGAGAACTAGCTGGACAGCTCATCGGCATTCTTGAACAATGTGAGCAGGAAGTACCTGAAACCTTGCAAGATCTGCATCATAAATCAGAGATGAAAGAATGA
- the LOC112727516 gene encoding uncharacterized protein isoform X2: MAKGDDAVRRKKNKAICKKLRRKNDSSTVSAKAAAAIAAKKRRKAGKRRMCQGMCFSLPSPDDPFNDHHGKEKFKRKAPGKKKLTTKEKVPHREESATKRENTFGGNISKKSICLQVENQPVIEVTDMADRCGGVQQRKCELSELPSKFVFLCLSSIENALHHGDAYSDGEDNILSVDTWGLEFLKCYSTGKDLIETSGISATTEQVAWIVSGVADTFVRKEKQGLSFASPFLLFLVPSQEKALQVRTVCKPLKSLGIHTVSIHSGATLDHQIQGLKSCEPEFLVSTPERLMELLSLKAIDISDVSILSTEALDQFRSSCSHNSNMLYILRKDIKCNKLVKTLKGRGCCISLDSNTASSNDRVDSNSRSGPVVSAIDLEHLSTAEIGRYDVVVLPSFVPSIDTYIHILTKMARESVNGVLHSFLTAEDGELAGQLIGILEQCEQEVPETLQDLHHKSEMKE, translated from the exons ATGGCAAAAGGTGATGATGCTGtgagaaggaagaagaacaaagccATATGCAAAAAGCTCAGAAGAAAGAATGACTCTTCCACTGTCTCTGCCAAGGCAGCTGCTGCTATTGCCGCCAAGAAGCGCCGCAAGGCCGGTAAACGCCGCATGTGCCAG GGAATGTGCTTTAGTCTGCCTTCTCCTGATGATCCATTCAATGATCATCATGGGAAAgagaaatttaaaagaaaagctcCTGGAAAGAAAAAACTCACCACAAAAGAAAAGGTTCCCCATAGAGAGGAGAGTGCAACTAAAAGGGAAAACACATTTGGTGGGAATATTTCTAAGAAATCAATTTGTTTGCAAGTGGAAAATCAGCCTGTCATTGAGGTGACCGACATGGCTGACCGTTGTGGTGGTGTGCAACAACGAAAATGTGAATTGTCAGAGTTGCCTTCTAAGTTTGTCTTTTTGTGTCTAAGTTCAATTGAAAATGCATTGCACCATGGTGATGCCTATTCTGATGGAGAGGATAACATTTTGTCTGTTGACACATGGGGATTAGAGTTTCTAAAGTGTTATTCTACAGGGAAAGATCTGATAGAAACCAGTGGAATCTCTGCCACTACTGAGCAAGTTGCATGGATTGTTTCTGGTGTAGCTGATACATTTGTGAGAAAAGAGAAGCAAGGCTTATCTTTTGCCAGTCCTTTCCTTTTATTCCTTGTACCTTCCCAAGAAAAAGCTTTACAG GTCAGAACAGTGTGCAAGCCTTTGAAATCACTAGGAATACATACTGTGAGTATTCATTCAGGTGCTACCTTAGATCATCAAATTCAAGG GTTGAAAAGTTGTGAACCTGAGTTTCTTGTTTCTACTCCAGAGAGATTAATGGAGCTTCTATCATTGAAGGCCATTGACATATCTGATGTCTCCATATTG agcactgaagcccttgatCAATTTCGGAGCAGCTGTTCTCATAATTCAAACATGCTATATATCTTAAGGAAAGACATCAAGTGTAATAAGTTGGTAAAAACTCTCAAAGGAAGGGGTTGTTGCATTTCACTTGATTCTAATACTGCAAGCTCTAATGACAG AGTGGATTCAAACAGCAGATCAGGACCAGTGGTTTCTGCAATAGATTTGGAGCATCTCTCCACTGCAGAGATAGGGCGGTATGATGTTGTAGTCTTACCTAGTTTTGTACCATCCATTGACACTTACATCCATATTTTGACAAAGATGGCGCGCGAAAGTGTCAATGGTGTTCTGCACAGTTTCTTGACAGCAGAAGACGGAGAACTAGCTGGACAGCTCATCGGCATTCTTGAACAATGTGAGCAGGAAGTACCTGAAACCTTGCAAGATCTGCATCATAAATCAGAGATGAAAGAATGA